CTTATGCGAAGAGTTATACTTTACATTGCCGCCAGCCAGGACGGCTACATTGCCCGCCCCGATGGTAGCATCGACTGGCTGGAAGATGCCGCCTATGCTTTAGAGGGAGTTGATTTTGGCTACAGCGCTTTTATGCAGTCCATTGACACAACGCTGATGGGCCACACCACCTACAAACAAGTGCTCGGCTTTGATGCGCCTTTTCCGTATTCTGACAAGACCAACTACGTTTTCAGCCGTTCCGCTCACCCCGACACAGCCCAGGCGCATTTCGTGCACGAAGACCCGGCTACCTTTACCAGGCAGCTCCAGCAGCTT
This window of the Pontibacter liquoris genome carries:
- a CDS encoding dihydrofolate reductase family protein, yielding MRRVILYIAASQDGYIARPDGSIDWLEDAAYALEGVDFGYSAFMQSIDTTLMGHTTYKQVLGFDAPFPYSDKTNYVFSRSAHPDTAQAHFVHEDPATFTRQLQQLPGKDIWLIGGSELNTVLLNAGLINEVIITTIPVILGQGIPLFAIGAQETKLHLHHSRSYQNGFVQTRLEVQ